A single window of Cataglyphis hispanica isolate Lineage 1 chromosome 2, ULB_Chis1_1.0, whole genome shotgun sequence DNA harbors:
- the LOC126859001 gene encoding probable Rho GTPase-activating protein CG5521 isoform X5 produces the protein MFSKKLHVDVKKSTLKIQDVKKDSATRFKHLKIVLENVDTDEAKGFFEGNFSHVYFILYDCFVSAEANLRQRELSFHIVHKAHREELEQVLQLLEKVLTLLPELLNRRWQCHSLARILQKLLHPGNSWKLRRQAIRYFILWYQALGENAPEHIHQMFASLVPGFPPHQASPYKCDRKTENKKEKLMKTANSEEKDKKEFYDTQLGQSTFHDNGSNQCPISQVDGGPILPPQSGEKPLDNETVRFLEALLEFMVTQVVKIEWRDKSTRQYKTFQFLLERFKATYLRHICPEFDDNFSLYKPNLELPTMRKSMNQNQNNYVLCKVAVIKWIASFTHVAKKEGIFAQLSQSTTPNEENTESELRRVSVTQSSTDSNLLSPESTISQQDSQSQEDNTVSAIMLVREVLYGNRDNVNFVHELYRQAFLLDFNHAGAIRKAIAVYKDWIQMNEIPPFMLEPLDGHKDRDSEESQRKDAIETEKSPSESYRQTRLRNDSYLGAIHRENLFIRAGLQNVLQIFITQASNVFFLENSGPASPTLLEEQTDSCKRVLNVYRYVVMHSRLEPATWEQLLRVLLQITSLVLSEKSSRRKHQETIGGKLAPAIFQTLIVTWIKANLNVVISTQLWDQFLEVLTSLTQWEELIREWAKTLDTLTRVLARHVYNLDLNDLPLDRLSEQKSKKRRGVGSRAASTGSVQPVRKDSVDQENNVMPKESVTDHPLRDMRKVRPLPRSASDNTIYSGKTRTKLHRQRTHTIHSGIPVLPLSIEQDMARLLSSNSSSATSRKILSSRRAKSLDSIVIVDSEPPSPRCPSPTPSSGVDSNKDSPIQIENIDGSSIDTNDASERRSVMAGGGVRGWLPDVAVVLWRRMLSALGDVNNIQDPVLHGQVMDYLVQLTQTLIKIRLNQGVSGDNQVTPPAPELIPPLTVIAPWCFKAIQLPEKYESGKLAAYRLICLLTVQPLDISLPKQHLTLFYRAVHSGIASNDSKVLHVLVKYTGPRLFSLNLPGSSLLILDYIHAANVILSSQDIEAPRTEAVSIIGSLLSLPAAIVKLPMLQPNGPDIVTMTCPEAKEHIVTILLRSCRREPTGIARCLALSSIAIFAYKELSYKTQHPRIPEAVTVLLLALRASHVTVAQVACDSLLLLCDKADVLLELYPNVPSKIIQILSDTLGRMTTRERRGSLTVSMLFCLGEWAMHLGPTVLLQVFQGKHLLMTLFTVLNNIVQNKIGKEFIKTAKSNPEDDDDFDPNITLDNLVNVPSSKSPNKGNIQSVQLAAKMVMMHLINHLGHFPMGIGAARLSSLVVELDDVPGIDGDELSSAIFQAPNIQLLMLSNSIIMSLVELAALDAPGGGVTAGLTTAPSLVRVLLRDLAGKASWDSSILYSQPFVEDDLPLPFAKPVDWNTKLHTDDLNSVITPHNCTPRHTIRHREPHILPTFANAASDMDNLDDLLQYIGHTSPEVLTNPEIALNAPANPPQGHYLESETIATILNQRNAEQEHVNNWSQHISMSASAVSPPSCRPPPAPFHHCRLLFSHLGLSGWELRKRLHLLAKNEKLVRELRNLDSQRSRETHKIAVIYVSQGQEDKNSILSNVTASKEYESFIARLAWEVELESHTGFLGGLVPGKASGVTAPYYATSFTEVLFHVATRMPSDSPESLLQKTRHLGNDEIHIVWSEHWRDYRRDIIPTEFCDVLIVIYPLQNKLYRIQISRKSEIPFFGPLFDECIVEDKVLPGLVRTTALAASRAKRSTLTLYQNYYEERARSIDTVMRNHKEPTTFEEFAANVYSPVQPPSPFSGTSSVSGSTTSVQSTASSNLAAALIDSHQGRSGLRSTSTASSDNRANRVSDGSRVWFSNDIPESTTLHGISPRPVKKMSFKTGPKQRANTQSTPPDSPRNK, from the exons ATGTTCAGCAAGAAACTTCATGTTGACGTCAAAAAGTCGACGCTCAAGATCCAGGATGTCAAGAAGGATAGCGCGACACGGTTCAAACATCTCAAGATTGTGCTAG aaaatgtGGATACTGATGAGGCAAAGGGCTTTTTTGAGGGTAACTTCAGCCATGTCTACTTCATCCTGTACGATTGTTTTGTATCTGCTGAAGCAAATCTTCGACAACGTG AGCTTTCCTTCCATATCG tgCATAAGGCACACAGAGAAGAGTTAGAACAAGTATTGCAGCTTCTGGAAAAAGTTTTAACTCTTCTTCCTGAGCTGCTCAACAGACGATGGCAATGTCATAGTTTAGCACGGATTCTGCAAAAGTTGTTGCATCCTGGTAACAGTTGGAAACTTCGTAGACAAGCCATAAG gtattttattttatggtaTCAAGCCCTTGGAGAAAATGCTCCCGAACATATACATCAAATGTTTGCCAGCTTGGTGCCTGGATTTCCGCCGCATCAAGCGTCGCCTTACAAATGCGATCGTAAAACagagaacaaaaaagaaaaactcatGAAAACAGCTAATTCCGAAGAAAAAGACAAGAAAGAATTCTATGATACGCAACTCGGACAGAGCACCTTTCATGACAATGGATCAAATCAATGTCCTATCAGTCAAGTTGATGGCGGGCCTATCTTACCACCGCAAAGTGGAGAAAAACCACTTGACAATGAGACTGTTAGGTTTTTAGAAGCGTTGCTCGAATTTATGGTCACTCAg gTGGTGAAAATAGAATGGCGGGATAAATCTACGCGACAATAcaaaacttttcaatttttattagaacgcTTTAAAGCAACATATCTTCGTCACATTTGTCCGGAATTTGATGACAACTTTTCACTGTATAAACCTAATCTGGAATTACCTACAATGCGAAAATCGATGAATCAAAATCAGAATAATTATGTGCTCTGTAAAGTCGCTGTAATCAAATGGATCGCAAGTTTCACACATGTTGCTAAAAAGGAAGGAATTTTTGCACAACTTTCGCAAag TACAACACCAAATGAGGAAAATACTGAGTCAGAGTTACGCCGTGTGTCTGTTACTCAAAGTTCTACGGATTCGAATTTATTGTCACCCGAATCGACTATATCCCAGCAAGATAGTCAAAGTCAGGAAGACAATACTGTTTCGGCGATCATGTTAGTTAGAGAGGTTTTGTATGGGAATAGAGATAATGTAAACTTTGTACACGAATTATACAGACAGGCGTTTCTTCTGGATTTTAATCATGCGGGAGCTATAAGGAAAGCTATTGCCGTTTATAAAGATTGGATTCAAATGAAT GAAATTCCTCCGTTTATGTTGGAACCATTAGACGGTCATAAGGATCGAGATTCGGAAGAAAGTCAGAGAAAGGATGCCATTGAAACGGAGAAGAGTCCTTCTGAAAGTTATCGACAGACAAGATTAAGAAACGACTCTTATCTTGGCGCTATACATCGGGAGAATTTATTCATTAGAGCAGGCTTGCAAAatgttttgcaaattttcattACTCAAGcatcaaatgtatttttcttagaGAATTCGGGACCTGCATCTCCAACATTACTTGAGGAACAAACGGACAGTTGTAAGAGAGTCTTAAATGTGTATCGATACGTTGTTATGCACTCTAGACTGGAACCAGCAACTTGGGAACAGTTGCTTAG AGTATTACTCCAAATTACATCGCTCGTATTGAGTGAGAAATCATCTCGTCGCAAACATCAAGAAACTATCGGCGGGAAACTTGCTCCTGCGATATTCCAGACTTTAATTGTTACATGGATCAAGGCTAACTTAAACGTGGTTATTTCTACTCAGTTGTGGGACCAGTTCCTAGAAGTGTTAACATCGTTAACACAATGGGAAGAGCTAATTCGAGAGTGGGCG aaaACTCTGGACACGCTGACAAGAGTATTGGCGCGTCATGTATACAACTTGGATTTGAACGATCTACCTTTAGATAGACTTAGCgaacaaaaatcaaaaaagcGACGTGGAGTTGGAAGTCGCGCAGCATCGACAGGAAGTGTACAGCCAGTTCGAAAAGATAGTGTCGATCAAGAGAATAATGTTATGCCGAAAGAAAGCGTTACAg ATCATCCGTTGCGCGATATGAGGAAAGTACGGCCGTTACCGCGCAGCGCGAGCGACAACACTATATACAGCGGCAAAACTCGTACAAAATTGCATAGACAACGCACGCATACGATACACAGTGGCATTCCCG TACTCCCCCTATCGATAGAACAAGATATGGCGCGGTTACTGTCAAGCAATTCATCGTCGGCGACCAGTCGGAAAATATTATCCAGCAGACGTGCCAAATCTTTGGATAGCATTGTTATAGTCGATAGCGAACCACCGTCGCCACGATGCCCATCGCCGACACCCAGCAGTGGCGTCGACAGCAACAAAGATAGCCCGATAcagatagaaaatattgatgGTAGCAGTATTG ATACAAACGATGCATCTGAGAGGAGATCAGTTATGGCAGGCGGAGGAGTACGTGGATGGTTACCAGATGTGGCTGTCGTTTTATGGCGCCGTATGCTATCAGCACTGGGGGATGTCAATAATATTCAAGATCCTGTTTTGCATGGCCAAGTGATGGATTATCTCGTGCAACTCACACAAACATTGATTAAg ATACGTTTAAATCAAGGAGTATCTGGAGATAATCAAGTAACACCTCCGGCACCAGAATTGATTCCACCATTAACAGTCATTGCACCTTGGTGCTTCaag GCGATTCAACTTCCTGAGAAATACGAAAGTGGCAAATTGGCCGCATATCGTCTTATATGTCTCTTAACTGTGCAACCATTGGATATCAGTCTACCGAAACAGCATCTTACGCTTTTCTATCGCGCCGTTCATAGTGGGATTGCTAGTAATGACAGTAAAGTACTACACGTACTCGTAAAGTACACAGGACCTAGATTATTTAGTCTGAATCTACCTGGATCGAGTCTCTTAATTCTGGACTACATACATGCTGCTAATGTGATACTTAGCAGTCAAGACATTGAG gcGCCAAGGACAGAAGCTGTTTCTATTATCGGTTCGTTGTTATCCTTACCTGCTGCAATAGTTAAACTACCCATGTTACAACCGAATGGACCTGACATTGTAACTATGACGTGTCCAGAAGCAAAA GAGCATATTGTAACAATACTTTTGCGAAGTTGTCGACGAGAACCCACTGGAATTGCGAGATGCCTGGCTCTATCAAGTATTGcgatatttgcatataaagaATTGTCCTACAAAACACAACATCCAAGAATTCCAGAGGCTGTTACAGTCCTTCTTCTTGCACTTAGA GCTTCACATGTCACAGTTGCTCAGGTTGCATGTGATTCTCTTCTACTTCTTTGCGATAAAGCCGATGTGCTGTTAGAATTGTATCCTAATGTGCCATCTAAGATAATACAG ATCTTGTCGGACACACTAGGGCGAATGACAACGCGAGAAAGACGTGGCTCACTGACAGTGTCGATGCTATTTTGCTTGGGTGAATGGGCTATGCATTTAGGACCGACCGTATTACTACAAGTGTTTCAAGGAAAACATCTTCTAATGACCTTATTTACA gtGTTAAACAACAtagtgcaaaataaaattggaaaagaatttataaaaaccgCTAAGAGTAATCCAGAGGACGATGATGATTTTGATCCTAATATTACATTGGATAATTTGGTCAACGTGCCTTCCTCGAAATCACCTAACAAAGGAAATATTCAGTCTGTACAATTGGCAGCAAAAATG GTAATGATGCATTTAATCAATCATTTGGGACACTTTCCAATGGGTATTGGAGCCGCGCGTCTTTCGTCTTTGGTCGTCGAGCTGGACGACGTTCCTGGAATCGATGGAGACGAATTGTCTTCTGCCATTTTTCAAGCGCCTAATATACAGCTCTTGATGCTTTCTAATTCAATCATAATGTCATTAGTAGAATTGGCGGCACTGGACGCACCTGGCGGAGGAGTTACAGCCGGTTTGACTACGGCTCCTTCTTTGGTCAGAGTTTTGTTGCGCGATCTCGCTGGAAAAGCTTCCTGGGACAGTTCGATCTTATACAGCCAACCTTTTGTCGAGGATGATTTACCATTGCCATTTGCGAAGCCtg ttgATTGGAACACGAAATTACATACGGACGATTTGAACAGTGTCATCACGCCTCACAATTGTACACCCAGACATACGATACGACATCGTGAGCCTCACATATTGCCGACTTTTGCGAACGCTGCGAGCGATATGGACAACTTGGATGAT ctTCTTCAGTACATAGGACACACGAGTCCAGAAGTTTTGACTAACCCGGAGATTGCTCTTAATGCTCCTGCTAATCCACCCCAGGGACATTATCTTGAAAGCGAGACTATCGCGACGATTTTGAATCAAAGAAATGCCGAGCAAGAACACGTGAACAATTGGAGTCAACACATCAG tATGAGTGCATCGGCAGTTAGTCCACCATCGTGCCGTCCGCCACCGGCGCCGTTTCATCACTGCCGCCTTCTATTTTCACATCTAGGTCTGTCTGGTTGGGAGCTGCGCAAAAGATTGCATTTGCTGGCGAAAAATGAGAAGCTCGTACGTGAACTCCGTAATCTCGACAGCCAACGTTCCAGAGAGACGCACAAGATAGCGGTCATTTACGTCAGCCAGGGTCAGGAAGACAAAAACTCCATACTAAGCAACGTCACTGCCAGTAAGGAGTATGAGAGCTTTATCGCGAGGCTCGCTTGGGAAGTTGAATTAGAATCGCACACGGGTTTCCTTGGCGGCCTGGTACCTGGGAAAGCATCCGGTGTTACCGCACCATATTATGCTACATCATTCACCGAAGTTCTGTTTCATGTTGCTACGAGAATGCCGTCGGATAGTCCCGAGAGTTTATTGCAAAAA ACACGACATCTTGGCAATGATGAAATCCACATAGTTTGGTCGGAACACTGGCGAGATTATCGTAGAGATATCATACCCACAGAGTTCTGCGATGTTTTGATAGTCATTTATCCGCTACAAAATAAGCTATATCGAATACAGATCTCGCGAAAATCGGAAATTCCGTTTTTCGGGCCTTTATTCGACGAGTGCATTGTGGAGGATAAGGTATTGCCAGGTTTAGTGAGAACGACCGCATTAGCCGCGAGTAGAGCTAAACGGTCTACGCttacattatatcaaaatta ttACGAAGAAAGAGCGCGATCTATCGATACTGTTATGAGAAATCACAAAGAACCTACAACGTTCGAGGAGTTTGCGGCTAACGTTTATTCACCGGTGCAACCGCCAAGCCCGTTCAGCGGAACTTCGTCTGTCTCTG GCTCTACAACAAGCGTGCAATCCACAGCATCATCAAACCTCGCGGCAGCACTTATTGATTCGCACCAAGGACGTTCCGGTCTACGCAGCACTTCGACAGCTAGCAGTGACAATCGTGCGAATAGAG TTTCTGATGGAAGCAGAGTGTGGTTTAGCAATGACATCCCCGAGAGCACTACGCTTCACGGAATTTCACCAAGACCTGTAAAAAAGATGTCCTTTAAAACTGGACCAAAGCAGAGAGCTAACACGCAGTCCACTCCACCAGATAGtccgagaaataaataa